The following proteins come from a genomic window of Acidobacteriota bacterium:
- a CDS encoding FAD/NAD(P)-binding oxidoreductase — protein sequence MKNLIILGAGTAGTMVANHIQGKLPSGWRLTVIDPSSTHLYQPGLLFLPFGARDEAKIQRPRRRTLASGVRWLPEAVQEVDPKARQVVLETGDRLSYDLLLIASGSQIRPEETEGLAGEEWGLSIHDFYTLEGALKLREALASFEGGRLVLNVVEMPIKCPVAPLEFLFLADAFFTERGIRDQVELVYATPLDGAFTKPVAAHALGSMLQEKGIAVEAEFNTGEVDAAARKLRSWDEREVPYDLLVSIPTHMGASFIGASGLGNELDFVPTDPHSLVSKNHDEIFVMGDATDLPSSKAGSVAHFQSEVVSENLLRTMAGRSLVDTFDGHSNCFIESGHGKALLIDFNYDVQPLPGRFPVPVVGPFSLLAESRINHWGKLGFRWIYWNALLPARPLPFPHRMTMAGKDTSLLQASA from the coding sequence ATGAAGAACCTGATCATCCTCGGCGCTGGCACCGCCGGCACCATGGTGGCCAATCACATCCAGGGCAAGCTGCCCTCCGGATGGCGTCTCACGGTCATCGATCCGTCCTCCACTCATCTCTATCAACCGGGCCTGCTCTTCCTGCCCTTCGGTGCGCGGGATGAGGCGAAGATCCAGCGGCCCCGCCGGCGGACCCTGGCCTCCGGAGTGCGTTGGCTGCCGGAGGCGGTGCAGGAGGTCGATCCGAAGGCCCGCCAAGTCGTATTGGAAACCGGTGATCGGCTGAGCTATGACCTGTTGCTCATCGCCAGCGGCAGCCAGATTCGCCCCGAAGAGACCGAGGGCCTGGCCGGCGAGGAGTGGGGGTTGAGCATCCACGACTTCTACACCCTGGAGGGGGCCCTGAAGCTGCGCGAGGCTCTGGCGAGCTTCGAAGGCGGCCGCCTGGTCCTCAACGTGGTGGAAATGCCGATCAAATGCCCCGTGGCTCCCCTGGAGTTCCTCTTCCTGGCGGACGCCTTCTTCACCGAGCGCGGCATCCGCGATCAGGTGGAGCTGGTCTACGCGACGCCCCTGGACGGCGCCTTCACCAAGCCGGTAGCGGCCCACGCCTTGGGCTCGATGCTGCAGGAGAAGGGCATCGCCGTGGAGGCCGAGTTCAACACCGGGGAGGTGGATGCCGCAGCCCGCAAGCTGCGCTCCTGGGACGAGCGGGAAGTTCCCTACGATCTGCTGGTCTCCATCCCCACCCACATGGGCGCGTCGTTCATCGGCGCCTCGGGTCTGGGCAACGAACTGGACTTCGTGCCCACCGATCCCCACAGCCTGGTGTCCAAGAACCACGACGAGATCTTCGTCATGGGAGACGCCACCGACCTGCCGAGCTCCAAGGCCGGCTCCGTCGCCCACTTCCAGAGCGAGGTGGTGAGCGAGAACCTGCTGCGGACCATGGCCGGCCGGAGCCTGGTGGATACCTTCGATGGTCACTCCAATTGCTTCATCGAGAGCGGCCACGGCAAGGCCCTGCTGATCGATTTCAACTACGACGTACAGCCTTTGCCGGGCCGCTTCCCGGTGCCGGTGGTGGGCCCCTTCTCGCTGCTCGCGGAGAGCCGCATCAACCATTGGGGCAAGCTGGGCTTCCGCTGGATTTATTGGAACGCCCTGCTGCCGGCGCGGCCGCTGCCGTTCCCCCACCGCATGACCATGGCCGGGAAGGACACCAGCCTGCTCCAGGCCAGTGCCTGA
- a CDS encoding serine/threonine-protein kinase — MTARRELQLRELLEGALDLAPPDRHRFLHDHAPDAELAMEAEALLATEDELSSVLDQAAHELMGLTPGGDIVPEAPEPELGQRIGPYELLQVLGEGGMGRVYLARQTGEVERDVALKLVRSGWGSGDADRRFLAERRALARLNHPNVAQLYDAATTPEGQPYFAMEYVDGIPITRYCEEQRLSLDQRLRLFAAVCRGVQHAHSKQLLHRDLKPSNILVAAVDGTPTPKIIDFGIVRWLDGGPGGEPVSSGEVPLGTPQYMSPEALRSSAETPDLDTRTDVYSLGVVLYVLLTGTHPHTQVDGGEEESPGQLPLGLPSESPRRPSERVADLGPALRRQVAERRRVRPGQLPRWLRGDLDCIVCKAIAWDREERYGTAEELANDLERSLRYEPVSARPRSLKDRFVKLTRRNRLATALVVLTLLTFAGAAIFSSLATRRALKAEERARTEAQAAQQALGFLVELFEAARPEATQGEEMTARELVAEGVERTRDQPLQPLQQAQLLHTLSDVYLRLGLYDEGAELAAEALELREKELPHQDPDTVRSLLLLGNHKRRAGDLDAAAVVLLRAEALVRDWADTRPLIQAEVHNSLGNLRLRQRRYDEAAVAHRRALELRQAHLEADHPDVAASHNNLGAVLWLDGHYRESEPHLRRASEIIEKNLGPYHPQLAASLSNLGVVLQRTGRFAESEISMRRVLEIQQRVLGPDHPETALTLTNLAILFSYTGRYPEAEELFQQALEIDLATVGESHHETMKVFSSLGLLYWRQGRNEEAEASYRRALALRRQHRPDDVEGLERTRMNLALVLRDTGRLEEALTMLEEVLRSHRANLGEDHLSTLLTLGFTGTIHAREGRLEQAEPMLRRSLAGLEQAGHQNLFPLSEILSELAAVRQRRGDAAEATVLYRRSLDLRSQFLPPGHPQIEQLQAALQDLRADSR; from the coding sequence ATGACCGCGCGGCGAGAGCTTCAGCTCCGCGAGCTGCTGGAAGGTGCCCTCGACCTCGCTCCCCCGGACCGCCACCGATTCCTCCACGATCACGCCCCCGATGCCGAGCTGGCGATGGAGGCAGAGGCGCTGCTGGCGACGGAGGACGAGCTGAGCTCGGTCCTCGATCAGGCCGCCCATGAGCTCATGGGTCTGACCCCCGGCGGCGACATCGTGCCGGAGGCTCCGGAGCCGGAGCTCGGACAACGCATCGGCCCCTACGAGCTCCTTCAGGTGCTGGGGGAAGGCGGCATGGGGCGGGTCTACTTGGCGCGGCAAACCGGCGAGGTGGAGCGGGACGTCGCCCTCAAACTAGTGCGCTCGGGCTGGGGCAGCGGTGACGCCGACCGCCGCTTCCTCGCCGAGCGCCGCGCCCTCGCCCGCCTCAACCATCCCAACGTCGCCCAGCTCTACGACGCCGCCACCACCCCGGAAGGCCAGCCGTACTTCGCCATGGAGTACGTCGACGGCATCCCCATCACCCGCTACTGCGAGGAGCAACGGCTGTCCCTGGACCAGCGGCTCCGGCTCTTCGCCGCCGTCTGCCGTGGTGTCCAGCACGCCCACAGCAAGCAGCTCCTGCACCGCGACTTGAAGCCCTCCAACATCCTGGTGGCGGCGGTGGACGGCACGCCGACTCCCAAGATCATCGACTTCGGCATCGTCCGCTGGCTCGATGGCGGCCCCGGGGGCGAGCCCGTTTCCAGCGGCGAAGTTCCCCTGGGCACGCCCCAATACATGAGCCCGGAAGCGCTACGCTCCTCCGCCGAGACTCCGGACCTCGACACCCGCACCGACGTCTACTCGCTGGGGGTGGTGCTCTACGTGCTGCTCACCGGCACCCATCCGCACACGCAGGTGGACGGCGGAGAGGAAGAGTCTCCCGGCCAGCTCCCCCTGGGCTTGCCCTCGGAGTCCCCCCGGCGACCCAGCGAGCGGGTGGCGGACCTCGGTCCCGCCCTGCGCCGCCAGGTCGCCGAGCGTCGCCGGGTCCGCCCCGGCCAGCTGCCTCGCTGGCTGCGGGGAGACCTCGACTGCATCGTCTGCAAGGCCATCGCCTGGGATCGGGAAGAGCGCTACGGCACCGCCGAAGAGCTGGCCAACGATCTCGAACGGTCGCTGCGCTATGAACCGGTGAGCGCCCGCCCGCGCAGCCTGAAGGATCGCTTCGTCAAGCTCACCCGGCGCAATCGCCTCGCCACCGCCCTGGTGGTGCTCACCCTGCTGACCTTTGCCGGCGCCGCGATCTTCAGCTCGCTGGCGACCCGGCGAGCGCTGAAGGCGGAAGAGCGAGCCCGCACCGAAGCCCAGGCCGCCCAGCAGGCGTTGGGCTTTCTGGTGGAGCTCTTCGAAGCGGCGCGGCCGGAGGCGACCCAAGGCGAGGAGATGACGGCCCGGGAGCTTGTGGCGGAAGGAGTCGAGCGTACCCGCGACCAGCCCCTGCAGCCGCTGCAACAGGCCCAGCTGCTCCACACCTTGTCGGACGTCTACCTGCGGCTGGGCCTCTACGACGAGGGCGCCGAGCTGGCGGCGGAAGCCTTGGAGCTGAGGGAGAAGGAGCTTCCCCACCAGGATCCCGACACGGTGCGCTCGCTGCTACTTCTGGGCAATCACAAACGGAGGGCGGGGGACCTGGACGCCGCGGCGGTGGTGCTCCTGCGGGCGGAGGCGCTGGTCCGCGACTGGGCCGACACCCGGCCGTTGATCCAAGCCGAGGTGCACAACAGTCTGGGGAATCTACGGCTGCGCCAGCGGCGCTACGATGAGGCCGCCGTCGCCCACCGGCGCGCGCTGGAACTGCGCCAAGCGCATCTGGAGGCCGACCACCCCGACGTCGCCGCCAGCCACAACAACCTGGGAGCCGTCCTCTGGCTCGATGGCCACTACCGCGAGTCAGAACCTCATCTGCGCCGCGCCAGCGAGATCATCGAAAAGAATCTCGGCCCCTACCACCCTCAGCTGGCCGCTTCCCTGAGCAACCTGGGGGTCGTCCTGCAGCGCACCGGCCGATTCGCCGAAAGCGAGATCAGCATGCGCCGGGTCCTGGAGATTCAGCAGCGAGTGCTGGGACCGGACCACCCGGAGACCGCCCTGACCTTGACCAACCTCGCAATCTTGTTTTCCTACACCGGCCGCTACCCGGAAGCGGAAGAGCTCTTCCAGCAAGCGCTGGAGATCGATCTCGCCACCGTCGGGGAAAGTCACCACGAGACCATGAAGGTGTTCAGCAGCCTGGGCCTTCTGTACTGGCGCCAGGGCCGCAACGAAGAAGCGGAAGCGTCCTACCGCCGGGCGCTCGCGCTGCGCCGGCAGCACCGGCCCGACGATGTGGAGGGGCTCGAGCGGACGCGCATGAACCTGGCGCTGGTGCTGCGGGACACGGGGCGATTGGAAGAGGCCCTGACCATGCTGGAGGAGGTCCTTCGATCCCACCGGGCCAATCTCGGGGAAGATCACCTCAGCACCCTCCTGACCCTCGGTTTCACCGGAACTATCCACGCCCGGGAGGGACGCCTGGAGCAAGCGGAACCCATGCTTCGCCGCAGCCTCGCGGGCCTCGAGCAAGCCGGGCATCAGAACCTTTTTCCCCTCTCCGAAATACTCAGCGAGCTAGCCGCCGTCCGCCAACGCCGGGGCGATGCCGCCGAAGCCACCGTCCTCTATCGGCGGTCCCTGGACCTGCGCAGCCAATTCCTGCCCCCCGGCCACCCGCAGATCGAGCAGCTCCAGGCGGCGCTCCAGGACCTCCGTGCTGACTCCCGATGA
- a CDS encoding ECF-type sigma factor, with amino-acid sequence MRDETARSARDQGEVTRLLQRWKGGDQEVVDELLPLVYQELRVLAGNYLRRERAGHTLPPTALVHEAYLRLVGSDLSQATIENRTHFFAVAAQAMRRILVEHARYHAAARRPSPAQRMPFEEADAEEAGSEAFLDVLAVHESLQQLQENHPRQARVVELRFFGGLAEDEAAQVLGVSRATVARDWRIARMLLGRMLQAPRAPMGTG; translated from the coding sequence ATGCGCGACGAAACCGCCAGAAGCGCCCGAGATCAGGGCGAGGTGACCCGACTGCTCCAACGCTGGAAGGGTGGGGATCAGGAGGTGGTGGACGAGTTGCTGCCGCTGGTCTACCAGGAGCTGCGAGTCCTCGCCGGCAACTACCTACGCCGCGAGCGCGCCGGGCACACCCTGCCGCCGACGGCGCTGGTCCACGAGGCCTATCTGCGACTGGTGGGCTCGGACCTCTCCCAGGCCACCATCGAGAACCGCACCCACTTCTTCGCCGTGGCGGCCCAGGCGATGCGCCGCATCCTGGTGGAGCACGCCCGCTACCATGCCGCCGCCCGGCGGCCCTCGCCGGCCCAACGCATGCCCTTCGAAGAAGCCGACGCGGAGGAGGCTGGTAGCGAGGCCTTCCTCGACGTCCTCGCCGTCCACGAATCCCTCCAGCAGCTGCAGGAGAATCATCCACGGCAGGCGCGGGTGGTCGAGCTGCGTTTCTTCGGCGGTCTGGCCGAAGACGAAGCGGCCCAGGTGCTGGGCGTTTCCCGCGCCACCGTCGCCCGGGACTGGCGCATCGCCCGCATGCTGCTGGGGCGGATGTTGCAGGCTCCCCGGGCCCCCATGGGCACCGGATGA
- a CDS encoding TusE/DsrC/DsvC family sulfur relay protein: protein MTTREYAGVSVDVNDEGFLTDASQWTPEVGRELAKEEGIDALTDKHWQVLTFCREDAAQQGQPPGLRRISKLSGVTMKELYKLFPKGPGKLAARIAGLPKPQGCV, encoded by the coding sequence ATGACCACTCGTGAATATGCCGGCGTTTCCGTGGACGTCAACGACGAAGGGTTCCTCACCGACGCCTCTCAGTGGACCCCGGAGGTCGGGCGAGAGCTGGCGAAAGAGGAAGGCATCGATGCCCTCACCGACAAGCATTGGCAGGTACTGACCTTCTGCCGCGAGGATGCCGCCCAACAGGGCCAGCCCCCGGGCTTGCGGCGCATCTCCAAGCTCTCCGGCGTGACCATGAAGGAGCTCTACAAGCTCTTCCCCAAGGGCCCCGGCAAGCTGGCGGCGCGCATCGCCGGACTGCCCAAGCCTCAGGGCTGCGTCTGA
- a CDS encoding outer membrane protein transport protein, whose translation MNARHIRFFSLRPAIAALIVAGLMLAWTPPASATNGMYLIGYGPEAIGRGGANLAISDRTLAINFNPAGIAQLQGNHLSASVSLLAPSLSFSNGLNPGAVDAEDRYFPLPAVTYVRAGKETPWSWGVGFVAQGGLGATFNDLNTPFGTRDQTYTQVRYGTITPTVAYAFDEDMAVGLSLNLGYADAAFRFFPDTSFFNAAAPQFSFPGVKMEDAAGLQTSARLGWWWRAHPKLSFGAVYQTETDSDFDGGDLSVNYTGFPFIGQRVHYDAEMDGFTFAAQAGVGVAYRPTSQWVLALDVKRYFWDSAIDTILVTGTNPDVPLPAPFDQVQLPFVFDWEDQWVFAVGADYRLNELVTLRGGYNYGENPVPDVTLTPLFPATVEHHLTFGLSWLRGSRVYEVALEHAFNSSQTNNNFDPNVNPFGPGATVDHEQWTLSFGVSLAWARNGHS comes from the coding sequence ATGAACGCCCGACATATCCGCTTCTTTTCTCTGCGCCCAGCTATTGCGGCACTGATCGTGGCCGGCCTGATGCTGGCCTGGACACCGCCGGCGTCGGCCACCAACGGCATGTACCTCATCGGCTACGGGCCCGAGGCCATCGGTCGCGGCGGCGCCAACCTGGCGATCTCCGACCGCACCCTGGCAATCAACTTCAACCCCGCGGGCATCGCCCAGCTGCAGGGCAACCACCTCTCCGCCAGCGTTTCCCTGCTGGCGCCGAGCCTGTCCTTCAGCAACGGCCTCAACCCCGGTGCCGTCGACGCGGAAGACCGGTATTTCCCGCTGCCGGCGGTGACCTACGTGCGCGCCGGCAAGGAAACGCCGTGGTCCTGGGGCGTGGGCTTCGTGGCCCAAGGAGGCCTGGGCGCCACCTTCAACGATCTGAACACGCCCTTCGGCACCCGGGATCAGACCTACACCCAGGTGCGCTACGGCACCATTACTCCCACCGTGGCCTACGCCTTCGACGAGGACATGGCGGTGGGGCTGTCCCTCAACCTGGGCTATGCCGACGCCGCCTTCCGCTTCTTCCCGGACACTTCGTTCTTCAACGCCGCGGCGCCTCAGTTCAGCTTCCCCGGCGTCAAGATGGAAGACGCCGCTGGCTTGCAGACCAGCGCTCGGCTGGGATGGTGGTGGCGGGCTCACCCCAAGCTGTCCTTCGGCGCGGTGTATCAGACCGAGACGGATAGCGATTTCGACGGTGGAGATCTCTCCGTCAACTACACCGGCTTCCCCTTCATCGGGCAGCGAGTGCACTACGACGCCGAGATGGACGGCTTCACCTTCGCGGCCCAGGCCGGCGTCGGTGTGGCCTACCGGCCGACCTCCCAGTGGGTGCTGGCGCTGGACGTCAAGCGCTACTTCTGGGACAGCGCCATCGACACCATCCTGGTCACCGGCACCAACCCCGACGTGCCGCTGCCGGCACCCTTCGACCAGGTGCAGCTGCCCTTCGTCTTCGACTGGGAGGATCAATGGGTCTTCGCCGTCGGAGCGGACTATCGCCTCAACGAGCTGGTGACCCTGCGGGGTGGCTACAACTACGGCGAGAACCCGGTGCCGGACGTCACCCTCACGCCGCTCTTCCCGGCGACGGTGGAGCATCACCTGACCTTCGGCCTCAGCTGGCTGCGGGGCAGCCGGGTGTACGAGGTCGCTCTGGAGCACGCTTTCAACAGCAGCCAGACCAACAACAACTTCGACCCCAACGTCAATCCCTTCGGCCCCGGGGCCACCGTCGACCACGAGCAGTGGACCCTGAGCTTCGGAGTCTCCCTGGCCTGGGCGCGCAACGGTCATAGCTAG
- a CDS encoding DsrE/DsrF/DrsH-like family protein, whose product MTTEAVHPTVPAADVKPPDVAPDPEPEPIKHVSIICSKGSLDMAYPGLVLANAARMSGIEATLFFTFWGLDIVTEEKVDKLHVPTVGNPSMPIPTWLGGFPGVEGLASLMMKKDMEKLDLPTVREMIEMLSDAGAHLYACRMAMDMFKRTEEDLLPQVESVISAMDFYDKSRGAQVIFI is encoded by the coding sequence ATGACCACCGAAGCCGTCCATCCCACCGTCCCCGCCGCTGACGTCAAGCCGCCGGACGTGGCTCCCGACCCGGAGCCGGAACCGATCAAACACGTGAGCATCATCTGCTCCAAGGGCAGCCTGGACATGGCCTACCCCGGCCTGGTGCTGGCCAACGCCGCCCGCATGAGCGGCATCGAGGCGACCCTCTTCTTCACCTTCTGGGGTCTGGACATCGTCACCGAGGAGAAGGTGGACAAGCTCCACGTTCCCACGGTGGGCAATCCCTCCATGCCCATTCCCACCTGGCTGGGGGGCTTCCCCGGCGTCGAGGGCCTGGCCAGCCTGATGATGAAGAAGGACATGGAAAAGCTCGACCTGCCGACGGTGCGGGAAATGATCGAGATGCTCAGCGACGCCGGCGCCCACCTCTACGCCTGCCGCATGGCCATGGATATGTTCAAGCGCACGGAAGAGGATCTGCTACCCCAGGTGGAGAGCGTCATCTCCGCCATGGACTTCTACGACAAGAGCCGCGGCGCCCAAGTGATCTTCATCTGA
- a CDS encoding sigma-54 dependent transcriptional regulator, with protein MDSPSPNPEQIPIEALLEAINAVLMSLGRALICLNDHFQVVHASPALDDLVGAGARTSAVGQPVEAVLGSELFGPQGALRRALQRRERREGWGATVQLPGIQPRLVSVSVAPLLHELSTLCDPAVQYLVVLRPAEQNEETGGSGTTVFSGLVARAPSMLRIFELIENLHESEATVLITGESGTGKELVARAIHQHSRRRQGPFVAVNCGALPPDLLESELFGHVRGAFTGAVRDRVGRFELASRGTLFLDEVGDLPLHLQVKLLRVLQERSFERVGESRSRTTDARIIAATNANLQRDMLDGRFRDDLYYRLRVVPVEVPPLRSRREDVEPLARYLLTRVGERHGRLLRLSPGALRALLGYSWPGNVRELENALEYAMAVCQGETLMASDLPPEVAAPGIVPESVPEGAVPRAAEPSASGGTVESPHPAPVSPANVLQPPEEAERQRLLQALEHHRWKRREAAEALGISRTTLWRRMRELGLAR; from the coding sequence ATGGACAGCCCATCCCCAAACCCCGAGCAGATCCCCATCGAGGCCCTCCTCGAAGCCATCAACGCGGTGTTGATGTCCCTGGGGCGGGCGCTGATCTGCCTCAACGATCACTTCCAGGTGGTCCACGCCTCGCCGGCTTTGGACGATCTGGTGGGAGCGGGAGCCCGCACCAGCGCCGTGGGGCAGCCGGTGGAGGCGGTGTTGGGAAGCGAGCTCTTCGGTCCCCAGGGGGCTTTGCGCCGGGCGTTGCAGCGGCGGGAGCGTCGGGAAGGTTGGGGAGCGACGGTGCAGCTGCCGGGGATCCAGCCGCGACTGGTGTCGGTGAGCGTGGCGCCGCTGCTCCACGAGCTCAGCACGCTGTGCGATCCGGCGGTGCAGTATCTGGTGGTGCTGCGGCCGGCGGAGCAGAACGAGGAGACCGGCGGTTCTGGCACCACCGTGTTCTCCGGGCTGGTGGCGCGGGCGCCGTCCATGCTGCGAATTTTCGAGCTCATCGAGAATCTCCACGAGAGCGAGGCGACGGTGCTCATCACCGGCGAGAGCGGCACCGGCAAGGAGCTGGTGGCCCGGGCCATCCACCAGCATTCCCGGCGCCGCCAGGGACCTTTCGTGGCGGTGAACTGCGGCGCCTTGCCGCCGGATCTGCTGGAGAGTGAGCTCTTCGGTCACGTTCGGGGAGCTTTCACCGGCGCCGTGCGGGATCGCGTCGGTCGCTTCGAGCTGGCTTCCCGGGGAACCCTCTTCCTCGACGAAGTGGGCGATTTACCCTTGCACCTGCAGGTGAAGTTGCTGCGAGTGCTCCAGGAGCGCAGCTTCGAGCGGGTGGGGGAGAGTCGGTCCCGTACCACCGACGCGCGCATCATCGCCGCCACCAACGCCAACCTGCAGCGGGACATGCTCGACGGCCGTTTCCGGGACGATCTTTATTACCGTCTGCGGGTGGTGCCGGTGGAGGTACCGCCGTTGCGCTCCCGGCGGGAGGACGTCGAGCCCCTGGCCCGCTATCTCCTGACCCGGGTGGGGGAGCGCCACGGCCGCTTGCTGCGGCTCTCGCCAGGAGCCCTGCGCGCCTTGCTGGGCTATTCGTGGCCGGGCAACGTGCGGGAGCTGGAGAATGCCTTGGAGTACGCCATGGCGGTGTGCCAGGGGGAGACCCTGATGGCCTCCGATCTGCCGCCGGAGGTGGCGGCGCCGGGCATCGTGCCCGAAAGCGTACCCGAAGGCGCGGTGCCGAGGGCCGCCGAGCCTTCTGCCTCGGGGGGAACCGTCGAAAGTCCCCACCCGGCTCCGGTGTCGCCGGCGAATGTCCTCCAGCCGCCGGAAGAAGCGGAGCGCCAACGCCTGCTCCAGGCGCTGGAGCATCATCGCTGGAAACGCCGGGAGGCCGCCGAGGCCCTCGGCATCAGCCGCACGACCCTCTGGCGCCGCATGCGCGAGCTGGGTCTGGCGCGCTGA
- a CDS encoding sialidase family protein — MIRFHPSQQPIQILLILCSIAASLLAAGPAAASAYIQFGPEINVSNTTVPSTKGRLEVAVDPMTLEKIYLVAYGDGPAGAADIFLRYSSDGGATFSAPINLSNTAGQINTVGAPGDSFKPDVKVNGGNVQVAWVDTYCPGGAQGSYTPPGGVLTAFHCLYIARSFDAGRTWEPAEQITDGSQDAFNISSFSSSAGFATAWQEDPLGLQPGEGQGPGDGGSGALTSPGTDIYYTALGTADFESSTPFPAPTEVSDNLSTSMGSPAASRAQLRLVGNTALLAYEETRGMMQMGKNILYHSFPFTAPPSSAAGDVLNESPTENCRRVRLISQSPAATGDADTTVVALWRQGAQNQGGPADILMRRAVGAFGIGAYDPAINLTSPNLDDPTGAIPEDNARAHRALLRGDFVAFVYNYTPDDDASQMQLATYDTYIRRSQDGGQSWDGPVNLSNLNDFSLLTGEPRLVGTPPTIPSGDPQDVRNVSAFFVSWGTHTNDGANTPLDLFVLGTQDGGESFGPIAALAVGPSEQGEAQLRSNPAGSLLCATWSDDVTGDHDIFFRCATATLAPPIPTLGGIGLALLVLALTAAALKLLAARSPASPR; from the coding sequence ATGATTCGGTTTCATCCATCCCAGCAACCCATTCAAATTCTGCTCATTCTCTGCTCCATCGCCGCAAGCCTTCTCGCCGCCGGCCCGGCAGCGGCCAGCGCCTATATTCAATTCGGACCCGAGATCAACGTCTCCAACACCACCGTGCCCTCCACCAAAGGCCGTCTGGAAGTGGCCGTCGACCCCATGACCCTGGAGAAGATCTATCTCGTGGCCTATGGCGACGGCCCCGCTGGCGCCGCCGACATCTTCCTGCGCTACTCCAGCGACGGCGGCGCCACCTTCTCCGCGCCGATCAATCTGTCCAACACCGCCGGGCAGATCAACACCGTGGGCGCCCCCGGCGACTCCTTCAAGCCGGACGTCAAAGTCAACGGGGGTAATGTCCAGGTAGCCTGGGTCGACACCTACTGTCCCGGCGGAGCCCAGGGCTCCTACACGCCCCCGGGCGGCGTCCTCACCGCCTTCCACTGCCTCTACATCGCCCGTTCCTTCGACGCCGGCCGCACCTGGGAGCCGGCGGAGCAGATCACCGACGGCTCCCAAGACGCCTTCAATATCAGCTCCTTCTCTTCTTCAGCCGGCTTCGCCACCGCCTGGCAAGAAGACCCCTTAGGGCTGCAGCCGGGGGAAGGCCAAGGCCCGGGTGACGGCGGCTCCGGCGCTCTCACCTCGCCGGGCACGGACATCTACTACACCGCCCTCGGCACCGCCGACTTCGAGAGCTCGACGCCCTTCCCGGCCCCCACCGAGGTCTCCGACAATCTGAGCACCTCCATGGGCAGCCCGGCGGCGTCCAGAGCCCAGCTGCGGCTGGTGGGGAACACCGCCCTCCTCGCCTACGAAGAGACTCGGGGGATGATGCAGATGGGCAAGAACATCCTCTACCACTCCTTCCCCTTCACCGCTCCGCCCTCTTCCGCCGCCGGCGACGTCCTCAACGAAAGCCCGACGGAGAATTGCCGCCGGGTCCGGCTCATCTCCCAGAGCCCCGCCGCCACCGGCGACGCCGACACCACGGTGGTGGCCCTGTGGCGCCAGGGTGCCCAGAACCAAGGGGGACCGGCGGACATCCTGATGCGCCGGGCCGTCGGCGCCTTCGGCATCGGCGCCTACGATCCAGCAATCAACCTCACCAGTCCCAACCTGGACGATCCCACCGGCGCCATCCCCGAAGACAACGCCCGCGCTCATCGAGCTCTGCTGCGGGGAGATTTCGTCGCTTTCGTCTACAACTACACGCCGGACGACGACGCCTCGCAGATGCAGCTGGCGACCTACGACACGTATATTCGCCGATCCCAGGACGGCGGCCAGAGCTGGGACGGGCCGGTCAACCTCTCCAACCTCAACGACTTCTCCCTGCTCACCGGCGAGCCTCGCCTGGTGGGCACGCCGCCCACCATACCCAGCGGCGATCCCCAGGACGTCCGCAACGTCAGCGCCTTCTTCGTCTCCTGGGGCACCCACACCAACGACGGAGCGAACACGCCGCTGGACCTCTTCGTCCTGGGCACCCAGGACGGCGGCGAGAGCTTCGGACCCATCGCCGCTCTGGCGGTGGGCCCCAGCGAGCAGGGGGAGGCGCAGCTGCGGTCGAATCCGGCGGGGAGCCTCCTCTGCGCCACCTGGTCCGACGACGTCACCGGCGACCATGACATTTTCTTCCGCTGCGCCACCGCTACCCTCGCCCCACCCATCCCCACCCTCGGCGGCATCGGGCTGGCCCTGTTGGTGCTGGCTCTCACCGCCGCCGCTCTAAAGCTGCTGGCGGCTCGCTCTCCGGCCTCCCCCCGATAG